The proteins below are encoded in one region of Ciconia boyciana chromosome 19, ASM3463844v1, whole genome shotgun sequence:
- the LOC140661622 gene encoding arylacetamide deacetylase-like 4, whose amino-acid sequence MASVYKTLAIIGMVLISPVIIPTLVLGGVFYDFFNSELPPGIDQPLKLRFFHSMLIATMILGKILEKLGICSDLSLLRIVLDGIPPWRDSKLRIKDLKVDEVPLRIYQPKWPPTGKRRGIIYFHGGAGTFGSIRAFERICRYIAKKCNSVVVSVGYRLAPEHPYPGQYFDCLNATLYFMRNLEEYHVDPALIIISGDSCGANFATVICQILLNKRDLPKVRAQVLLYPGLQGLDFHLPSYQQNASVPILFRKLVIYFCFRYLNKEQSILEDVLQNCHVPESMKQKYKKWISADIIADEFKIRGYVPQKSTSYKPEVHEAIKELLTTKFSPLLAEDSIICQLPESYIVTCEFDVLRDDGLLYKKRLEDNGVQVTWYHSESGFHGILGFFGYGIFSFLSGEKIMDSTVNYINSL is encoded by the exons ATGGCATCTGTTTATAAAACTTTAGCAATAATAGGAATGGTTTTAATTTCTCCTGTTATAATACCAACACTGGTTTTGGGGGGcgttttttatgattttttcaATTCAGAACTGCCACCTGGAATCGACCAACCTCTAAAGCTTCGTTTTTTCCATTCAATGTTGATTGCAACCATGATCTTG gGAAAGATTCTGGAGAAGCTAGGGATCTGCAGTGATTTAAGCTTATTGCGAATTGTGCTAGATGGAATACCACCATGGAGAGATTCAAAACTTCGTATCAAAGATCTCAAAGTAGATGAGGTACCGTTGAGGATTTATCAGCCTAAATGGCCACCTACTGGCAAAAGAAGAGGAATAATCTATTTTCATGGAGGCGCTGGCACATTTGGGAGCATTA GAGCCTTTGAGAGAATATGCCGCTATATTGCCAAAAAATGCAACTCCGTGGTTGTGTCTGTTGG TTATCGTTTGGCTCCTGAACACCCATACCCAGGGCAATATTTTGATTGTCTCAATGCCACCTTATACTTTATGAGGAATTTAGAAGAGTATCATGTGGATCCCGCTCTCATCATCATTAGCGGTGACAGTTGTGGAGCCAATTTTGCTACGGTTATTTGCCAAATACTGCTGAATAAAAGAGATCTCCCAAAAGTACGTGCTCAGGTCTTACTTTATCCAGGACTACAGGGGCTAGATTTTCATTTGCCTTCCTATCAGCAGAATGCTTCAGTCCCCATATTGTTTCGGAAGCTAGTTATCTACTTCTGTTTTCGTTATCTTAATAAAGAACAATCCATTTTGGAAGACGTCCTACAAAATTGCCACGTTCCTGAGAGTATGAAACAGAAGTATAAAAAATGGATAAGCGCTGACATTATTGCTGACGAATTTAAAATTAGAGGCTACGTACCACAGAAATCCACTTCATATAAACCTGAAGTCCATGAAGCAATCAAAGAACttttaacaacaaaattttCCCCACTTTTAGCTGAAGACTCCATTATTTGCCAGCTCCCTGAATCCTACATTGTGACCTGTGAATTTGATGTGCTTAGGGATGATGGGCTGTTATACAAGAAGCGATTAGAGGACAATGGCGTTCAAGTGACCTGGTATCATTCTGAGAGTGGTTTCCATGGAATTTTAGGCTTTTTTGGCTatgggattttttcctttttatctggAGAAAAGATAATGGATAGTACTGTGAATTATATAAACAGcctataa